AAATACTTCTTTTTCATCAACTACTGCGTGAATAGCTACCATGTTCTTATCTGACAAAACCTCAGAAATTGTGGGTCCGCTCATTCCAGGCATGATTTTTCTAATCTCTTCAACCTTATCCTTTGGAGCATTCATCATAATTAGCCTTTTTGTTTCTGCATATAAAACACTTTTTATTCCAGTGACAATTTGATTTATTTTTTTCCTTTTTTTCTCATCCTTTAAACTTTCCTTATTTGCTATTAACCTTGTTGTTGATGAGACAATCTCGTCTATTATTTTTAGGCGATTTAATCTTAACGTTGTTCCTGTGGAAGTTAAATCACTAATTAAATCCGCCACTCCAATAAACGGTGCTATTTCTGTAGCTCCGCTCAACTCAATGATTTCTAAATTTAAACCTTTGCTTTTTAGATACTTTCTTGTTAAGTTTGGGAATTCAGTAGCTATTTTCATTCCATCTCTTAAATCATCTATTGAATTTATATCTGAATCCTCTGGAGCAGCGATGACCAATCTCGCCTTTCCAAAGTTGAAATCAAGTAAAAACTCAACTTTATCCTCAACTCCCCTCTCCAAAACCAAATCATATCCTGTAACTCCCACATCTGCAACCCCATCGGCGACAAATTCTGGAATATCTCTTGCCCTTGCAAACATTACCTTTATCTCCTCATCAACTGTCTGCGCAAACAAACTTCTACCCTGGACTGTTATTTTTAATCCTGCTTTTTCTAAGATTCTATTAACTGGCTCTGAAATTCTACCTTTATTTGGTAAAGCCAATAAAATCAAAATTATCACCAGCCTTATTATTTCATGTTAAAAATTAAAAAGTAAATTTTAAATATTCCAAGATATTTTAAAAATTTTAACGCCCTCAAAAATCAAGATATACAATTTTATCTTTTTCTTGCTATTTCTCTACCTATTTTCTCACCAGTGTCTCTTAACCTACTTGCCACACTTCGTGGAACATTTCCATTTTCAGATAATATCTTTGCTATACTACTTGACAACAAAAATATTGCGTAAATATGCTCTGATTTGGTTCTGTGTATGTGGTGGGGATGGATATTTAAATTATCATAGTCCTTAAAAGCATCATTTATTTCATTTCCAAATTTTTTCTCTAAGTATTTCCTCATATATACTAAAAGTTGATGTAGTTGAATGAGTTCATCCTTATGCATATAATCACCTAAAAGTTTAGAAACTAAGATTTGAGACATATTTTGTTATTTTTAAATTAAATTTTTTAAATTTAAAATAATAAATTTACCGCTCCAAAAACTATAATTGGGCAGTTTATCCGAATGATAACAATCTTAAATTTGTAGGTTTCTTTGTGACTTTAATATCTCTACCTATTATAAGGTCTGTTTTCTCATATAAATTATCTACAATTTTCTGTGTAATTGGCATATCCAAAATAACGGCGTCAATTTTTTCTATGTCATTAATTTCATTCATAAATTCTTCAAATTCTTTAATCTCTTCATTTCCGTTTATTATGACTTTTACTTTGTTAGTCCCAATTATATCCTTGATAATATCCAAGTAAGGCACATCATTGTTAACATTAGCAAGTTCAGTAGATTCCTCAACATTATTTTTTATGTCAGGAGCAACTTCAACTGTGGATTTAACTATGATATCATCTAAATCCTTATTGACGATTTTGTTTTTATTGTTTTCGTCATGTTTGATTGCATCAGCAATAATAACTTTACCATTAGTAGTTCCATTTTTTGTATTATTATTGAATAGTTGCATTTTAACTTGCCCTGCTGGAACTTTTGCCCTCAAACATTTGATAATCTCTTTTTTTGAGAGTTCTTCAACTTCTTTTCCATTTGGCGCTCTTGCAACATAATCAATATCACACGTTTGTAGGAGCTCTTTAAGGATTAACTCCCCTCCCCTGTCTCCATCAGTAAATACTGTAGTTATTTTCTTTTTTGTTAATTCTACAACAGTTTTTGGGACGGAGGTTCCCTCAACGGCAATAACATTCTTTATTCCGCATCTTAAAAGATTTAAAACATCTGCCCTGCCTTCAACAACAATAATGCTGTCTGAATTTAGGATGCCAGGACCTGCTGGAAGCTTATCTTCCCCATACTCAATAACCTCTTCCATCCTAACACTTTCTTTAACTGCCTCAGTAATTTCATGGACATCTATACTATTTACGAGAGAGCGTAGGATTTCCTTTGCCCTATTAATTATATATTGCCTTTTTGTGGCTCTTATGTCTTCAATGTTAATAACTCTAACTGTTGCCACACATGGGCCTACCCTATCTATTGCCTCCAATGTTGCAGCAAGGATTGAAGTTTCTACTCTATCCAAACTTGAAGGGACAGTGATTTTTGCAATTGATTTACCATTTACGTTTTCAAGTTCAACATCAATCCTTCCAATTCTTCCACTTTTTTGTAATTCCCTCAAATCCAATTCATCTCCAAGAAGACCTTCAGTTTGCCCAAAAATTGCCCCTATTACATCATGCTTTTCAACATAACCGTCAGCAATGAGTTCAGCATGAATAATATACTTTGTAGTGCCTAAGTCCATAGATGACCCTCCTTAATGTTCATAATGGAAATTCTTCGATTTTTGTAACCAACCCGTCTCACAATAATAATGGCTGGTTAAGTTGAAATTGATATTTTGGTTATAGCACTAACATGAACATTTTACTCATTTGAAAAAAACTTTAAGCTACAATACAGTTATTATAGTCGTGTGCGGAATTTTTTAAAGTTATTTTATAAATCAATAAAATTTTAAATAGTCGTTATAATTCATTAAAATTTAGAATAATTGCTAATCCTTAAAAATTTACCAACAGTATATTCCAAATTCTAACACACACGACTATATATTGGCAATGTGGTATTATAAAATTATTGAATATGTTGTAAAAATATTTTTTGTTATTTTTTATGCGTTTTAATTTATTTGTGTACATAAATTACACAACCGAAAAGTTTATATACCAGTTCCGCCATTGTATAGATTGCTCTGATTGGAAAGGTAAAGATGTGCGGCCTTGATGTAGCCTGGTAACATACGGGCCTGCCACGCCCGTTCCCCGGGTTCAAATCCCGGAGGCCGCACCAGTGATTTGGAGTTTACTTATATTGTTTCGTGCGCCGGTGGTGTAGCCTGGTATCACTCTGGCCTTCCAAGCCAGCGACTCGGGTTCAAATCCCGACCGGCGCACCATTTATTATTTTAGAGCTATTAATTTATACATTTAAATCTTTGGTAACTTTTTGTTATTATTGTGTTTTTATTTTGAAAACATTAATTTATTTAGATTTATGGATCATATTTCATAAAATTAAACAATATAAAAATAAATAAATTTACCTTATTTTTTCTTGCGATATTTTCTTTTTCTTTTTTTCCAACTCTTTTTCTTTTTATGTGAAAATTTTTTTGAATAATGTATTTTAATGTCGGGGGGAATTTTTGATACCTTAGCTCCACTCGGAACAACTAATATTTTTTCTTTGATTTTAACATTTGCCCCAGCAAGGCATTTTGCGTATCTATTTATTTGTTTAATATGATTTTCTGTTATTTTTGGTGTTGCCTTTACCTCAACCACAATTCTCTCAATTACAGATTTTGTTCTTCTTTCTACAATAAAATCTGGTTCATAAGATCCTCTTCTTTCACGTTCTTTTATAACCCAACCCTTTGATGCAGGATAACGCTTTCTTAAATTTCTTCTAACGTATGGATACATATCAAATTCTTTGAACATTATTTCCCCAACCCAAATTCAATATAAGTCCTTATACATTTTTAAATTCTTAAAATTTTTGTTTTAAAGTTATAAAAAAATAAAAAATTTAAAAATTAAATTAAACATTCAGATACTCCTTAATTTTCTCTGAAACTGTCTCATATATCCAATTGAACTTATTTTCATTCTTCTCTAAGAGTGTAATTCTAAACCCTTTTAAATCTGAGCAGAAAGACGTTAAAGGAACAACACAAATTCCAGTTGATGCCAATAGATAGTAGACGAATCTCTTATCATAAGGAACATTTTTAACAAGGTTTTCCACAAATGCCCTCAACTTTTCATTTTCAACATGCAACTTCTGATTCTCATTTAAATACTCCTCTCTAAACACCACACTCATGTAGAATGCCCCATTTGTTCTATTGACAATAATGCCCTCAATATCCTTTAATTTGTTGTATGCAATGTTTGATGCTTTCTCATAGAATGCATTTCTCTCTTTTAAGTATTTTTTATACTCTTTATGTGAAAGGATTCTTGGTATTGCCTTTTGTGGTAAAGTGGTGGAACAAACTTCAACCATCTTTGCCCTACAAATACTTTCAATGTATTTTTTAAATATTGGGTCTTTGTCCACATTATAAACTTCCATCCAACCACATCTTGCCCCAGGCCAAGGAATTTCTTTTGATATTCCTTTTAATGATATCCCGCAAACATCATCAATAACTTCAGGTAACAAAGCGGTTTTTTTACCATTATATACAAGGTTGCAGTAGATCTCATCAGAGATGATGAATAAATCATACTCATTTGCAATATCAACAATCTCATCCAAAACCTTTTTTGGATAGACAGCCCCTGTTGGGTTATCTGGGTTGATAATTAAAATTCCTGCTATGGATGGGTTATATTTTACCTTATTTCTTAAATCATCTAAATCAGGATACCAGTTGTTTTCTGGGTCTAAGTAGTAGGTTATTGGTGGACATCCAGCGTGTGCACCTTCTGCTGATGAGTGTGTGGAATATGCTGGAGATGGGCCGATAACCCTTGCTTCCTTCCTTAATAATCCGTAAATTTTTGCTATTGCATCACCTAAACCGTTAAAAAATATTATATCCTCTGCGGTTATTTGAGCACCACCTCTTTTGTTTGTTAATTCTGCCAAAAATTCCCTTGTTTCTAAAAGTCCTTTTGTTGGGCAGTATGCATATGAGCTATCATCCATTGCAAGTTCAGCAACAATCTCCTTAATCCATAATGGAATTTTTTCTCCTTTTGCCACTGGGTCTCCAATATTTTCCCAAGTAATCTCTACTCCAAACTTTTCTATTTTCTTTGCAATATCTACAATTTCCCTAATTTCATACGTTAATTCATCAGCTCCCACATGCACTATATTATTTCTCATAATACCTCTCCTAAATAGAGTTCTATTTTTAGTGTAAATTGGTCTGCTTCTAAATTAGATATTTCAACCAATATATAAACTTTTCCATTTGTGAATCTAAAATAGAGCTCTATTTTAATTTTGGAAGACAAACTATATAATGTAAAAAACTAATAAAAAGGCATCAATAGATAAAAACATAAGAATAAAATTATAAATTTCGTAGCTTTTTGTAATAACAACATATTAAATGTTCGGTTGATGGTAATCCACACCTAAAAATATATATAATAGTGGTTAACAGTGTTACATATACCGACTACCAATTAATTTAATAGAATTTAATATCTAAAAAATAGAAGTCAGGGGTATCATGAAATGCAAAATATGTAAAGGGGAGGCATATATAAAGATAAAATACCCAAAAATGGCTTTGTGCAAAGAGCACTTCATAGAATATTTTGAAAAGAAAGTCCAAAAAACCATCAAAAAATATAAGATGATTGATCCGGAAGATAAAGTGCTAATTGCCATTTCTGGTGGAAAGGATGGAGCTGTTGTAACTTATGTATTAAAAAAATTGGGTTATAATGTTGAATGTCTCCACATTAATTTAGGTATTGGAGATTTTTCAAAGAAGTCATTGGAATATGTCAAAAAACAGACGTCGTATATTGGGGTAAAGTGTCATATAATTGATTTAAAAGAGCTCACGGGCAAGAGTATTCCAGAAGTTAAAAGTAGAAAGCCAAAATGCTCAATTTGTGGAACAGCTAAAAGGTATATAGTTAGTAAATTTGCATACGATAATGGATTTAACGTTATGGTTACGGGACACAATTTGGATGATGAAGCAGCATTCATACTCAACAACGTAATGAATTGGAGCACTGAATACTTAGCAAGGCAAGGGCCAGTTTTACCACAAAAAGGAAAATTCCCAAAGAAGGTAAAACCGTTGTATGAATTGACAGAGGAAGAGATTTCTGCATATTCATCTGCGGTAGGTCTTGAAGTGTTCTCTGAAAAATGCCCATTTGCAAAAAAAGCAATAACATTAGAATATAAAGAAATGCTTAACAAATTAGAAGAAACACGCCCTGGAACAAAGTATAGATTTGTTATGGGCTATTTGAAAAATAGGCACTTATTTGAAAAAGAAATTGAAGACATTCCATTAATAGAGTGTAAGGTCTGTGGAATGTCATCCTCTGGAGAAGTTTGTTCGTTCTGCAAAACATGGAGGTTAAAAGAAGGAATTGATTTAAAAATTGGAAATGATTAAGAGAAGATACCAAAGACATCCTATCCTGTTTGGATGAAACCTTTTTAAAGATTTCTTGTAGAATATGGGGGTTAAAAAAGGGAATTAATTTGAAAGTTAAAGATTAATTTTTAACTTTTTTACTTAGTATTTTCGAGGGGGATTATGATAACCAAAGTGAATGCATATAGATGGGAAGGACAAGCTACCCCAATTGAGGATTATGTATGCGTTGAGGAGATTTATGAGTTATATATTAACAATAAATTTATAGAGGAGTTAGTAGCATCTCCAAACCAGATAAAAGAGTTGGGTATTGGCCATGCAATATGTGAAGGTTATGTTTCCAAAAATAGCATTATCAATGTTCATTTAGATGAAAATAAAATTTATGTTGAAAGTAAAGAAATTAAAGGTGATAAAGATACTGAAAAAGATACTCAAATCAAAATAAACGTAGATACAATATTAAAAATCATAAAGACCATGCCTACTCTATCAAAAATTTGGGAATTAACGGGAGGAGTTCACTGGGCTGCACTTTTTAACACGTCTGGGGAGGTTATAGCGTTTAGTGAAGATATAGGAAGGCATAATGCAGTAGATAAAGTTGTGGGGTATGCTATCTTAAACAACATAAACTTAGGGAATTGCATATTGGCATCAAGTGGAAGACAACCTTATGCAATGGTAAAAAAACTCGTCAATGCAAATATCCCAATTGTGATAACAAAATCCCCACCAACAGATAAAGGTGTTAAATTAGCAAGAGAAAATAACATAACGTTAATTGGATTTGCAAGGAAAAATAGATTTACCATATACTCTGGCAAAGATAGAATTGTTTTTGATTAAAAATTATGGCTTTTCTGCAATTAAACATTACATATTTAAAATATGATGTTATTAAAAATAAATTAGATAAAATTTAAAGATTAAGAGAATGGTTCAACATATATTTGCAGAACGACTATATTTTTATCGAATTGGTGGTAATAATGGAAGTATGGAACAAGATTCGTGGAATAAAGGTAATAAATGATGATTTTTTAAATGTTGATTTACCAGAAGAAAGTATTGATCTAATAGTTACTTCCCCCCCTTACAATGTGGGGATAGATTATAATCAGCATGATGATAATATTCCGTATGAAGAATACTTAAATTGGACAAAACAGTGGTTAAAAAAGGCATTAACACTTTTAAAGAAAGATGGACGGCTTTGTTTAAATATACCACTAGATAAAAATAAGGGTGGGATAAAACCGGTATATGCAGATATAGTAAAAATTGCTTTAGATGTTGGATTCAAGTATCAATCTACAATTATATGGAATGAGCAGAATATTTCTCGTAGAACTGCATGGGGAAGTTGGCTTTCTGCTTCCGCTCCTTATGTTATTGCTCCAGTAGAAACTATCGTGGTGTTTTATAAAGAAACATGGAAAAAACTCTCAAAAGGAAAATCCGACATAACAAGGGAAGAGTTTATAGAATGGACTAACGGATTATGGACATTTCCGGGAGAAAGTAAAAAAAGAGTAGGACATCCTGCACCTTTTCCATTAGAGCTTCCTAAGAGATGCATCAAACTTTTTAGTTATGTTGGGGATGTGGTTTTAGATCCATTTTTGGGTAGTGGAACAACTGTAATAGCCGCATATAAATTAGGCAGGAGGGCCATTGGTGTAGAAATTGATAGGAAATATTTTGAATTAGCAATAAAAAGGATAGCAAATGAATGTTGCACTTTGGAGGGTTTATTATGGAAATAAATAATATATCAAAAATTTTAGAAATAGAAAGAGAAGAATATATAAAAAATAAAGTTAAAGAATACATAAAACAGGGATTTTCTAAGAGTGAAGCAATAAATAAAGCGAATCAGTCATGGAGGGCATATATTGGAAGTAAAATACAAGATATTATTTATAAAATACTTGAAGATTTATTGAAAGATACTGAATTAAAATTAACAACAGACAAAATTTTAGCCAGTAAAAATTTGACAGAAGAATTAGATAAAGTTAAAAGATTAATAGCAGTAAATTATGGGGAATATTTATTCCTTCCGGATGCCGATATTATTGTTTATAAAGTTAAGGATAATGAAGTAAAGATAATTGCAATTATTTCAGTTAAAAACTCATTTCGTGAGAGAGGTTTTGAAACAACCTATTGGAAACTAAAACTAAAAGAATCTCCTGTAACATCCCATATTAAAGTATTTTTAGCAACACCGGATAAAGATAATGAAATCTCATATAAATGCCCAAATGGAAGACCTAGAAAAATGAGAATAATATTAGAATATGAACTTGATGGAATATATTTTTTAAAAGATGATTTTGAAGAAACAGAAAAAGTAAAACATTTTGAAAAAATTGTTGAGGACATTTTAAGAATTTCCAATGAAATATAATTTATTTTTTATTATGATTTACTCAAACAATAATCTAAATATCATCTACCTCTATTGCTTTAAAAGGACATACCTTAACGCAACTTTTGCATCCAATACATTCATTTTCATCAAATACAACGCTAAAGTCGTCATCCATTTTAATTGCCTCAACTGGACACATGGTTATACATGCCCCACAATCAACACATTTTTCTTCATCTCTTTTTATAACCTTTGATATTTCCTCAATTTCTCCATATTTACTTAAGTATTCAATTGCTTCGTTAACCTTATCCTCATCCCCATTTAATTCCAAAATTAAGAAAGCTTCTTGTGGTTCTATCTTTGCCTTTAATATGTTGATATTAATTTTCGTGTTTAATATTGCATTTGAAATTATTGGTTTATGCACATTTTCTGATGGAACCCATAGGTATATTCTCTTCTTCATTAACATCACCATTTATTAGTGTAACCGACTAATTTCGATAAATCCTCGGAGGTTACCATTCCTACGACTTTGTTTTCTTTGTCTACGACTGGAACTCCTGAAATATTGTACTTATCCATTTTTCTTGCTACAACGTCAACTGGCTCGTTTACAGTAGTAGTAATTACATTCCTCGTCATAATCTCCTCTATAGACTTCTTGTTCTGAGCAATAGCTCTCGCTATATCCCAAGAAGTTATAATACCAACCAACCTTCCAAATTCATCCACAATAGGCAAGTGATTTATATTATTCTTAATCAATATCCTAGACGCTTCCTCAATAGTTATGCCAATTGGAGCAACAATTGGCGGCTTACTCAATATTTCTCCAACAAGCTTCACATCTGACTTCATCGGTTTTGCAGAACCCTTTCCAAGAACATCAACCCTCTCAGTTAAGAAAAACTCTCCTTTTAAAATCCAATCCTTCAACTCCTTAGCAATCTCCCTGGACATTTTATAGCTTGAGACGGATGATGTTTTTATCGTCTTCTCAACCTTCTTACCATCAATTTCAACTTCAATGGTGATTTTCCCCTTTCTTAACTCTTCGTAATTAGTCCTTGCTACAACCGGTCTATCTCTCCTTGGAACTCCGTAATCTATAATCGGCACTTCGATATCTCTATCCCTTATAGCACAACACTTTGCAACCTCCGCATTCAATACTGGAATCGGCACACCAACACCAACAAACAAAGTACTTCCATAGTTTGGTATAGTTGCTGCCCTCAAGTATTTCCTATCCATCTGCTTCAAATCCCCTTTAACCATTAACGTTCCAAATGCATTATCTGGATTATGTTGCGTTCCTTCCCCAATTATATAACCAATTCCCCCACCTAAGAAGATTCTTGTTCCAATTCCAATAGTATTGTAGGTTTTGGTTTTTCTATTGTAATCGTTTTGTAGTGGGTTTAACTGCCCAGCCCCAGAGTAGTTTACGTTTCCAAACTCTGGAAGGAGTGTTCCCATGTAGGTGTAAATCTTCTCATCCCTACTATTTGTTGCAGCGTTGTAGGTTTGGTAGGAGTTCCTTGGGTTTACTAATATTGCTTGGTTTATATCATCCAAAGTTATTGTTGTTCTAACTTTCTTTCTTGGGTAGCAATCAGTTGTATATCCCTCTGCAACGAGTTCAACCTCTTTCCCAGCGACTAAGTCCTCTATAACGTGAGCTCCCCCATAGTCGATGTCTATATCTGGGTCTGAGTTTGGCTGTGTTGCTCCTATGTAGGTATCTACAGCCGCAAGTCCTCCATAGCACTCAACACCATTCAAATAGATTTTTAACATTTTTATTGGCGGGTCTGCATGTCCAAAGTTTAAGAAGACCCCACTCGAGCACATTGCTCCGAACGTTCCAGTTGTAACAACATCAACTTCTTCAGCCGCCTTCTCAGGCCCAACATCCTCAACAATCCCAATCATCTCCTCCGCAGTAACAACTACAACATCACCACTCCTTATCTTTTCATTGATCTCCTTAATTGTTTTCATATACATCATCCTAAAACCTTTTGTTATCGGTTTATTCAAAATAATATCAAAATAACGTTGGAAACATCGGAATTCTGTTAGTTAATTGTTGATTATAATGTAAAATTCTATTGAGCAATCTAAAACTTTTGTAATTTACTCCTATATTAAATTTGCTGTTTATTTAAAAAGAAATTTGACTTTCCAATGCAGTAGTGTTGTAGATAACACAACAAATATTAGTAAATATTCACACATCACTCACAAATTTTCTCAACTCTACTCAAATTATTGAAATAAATCTTTTAAACAGTTTTAATCTGAATTTACAATTAAATTTTCCAAAAATTAATTTTATGATATTATGGAATCATTGGGCTACTTTATTTTCTTTTCTCCAAACTAAATACATAGTTAGGAGGACTCTTACATTAGTTATGATTGCAAGCAATATAAATAACTCTGGAATTTTGTTTATTAGGCAGAATATCATAATTACAAATATTCTTTCATCTCTCTTTCCAATTAAGTATCTCATTTTTGGGATTTCTTTATAGATATCTTTGAAATATGCTGCTTTATAACGTTCTGTTGAATAACTAACCATTGCAGAACCAAATATCGCTAAAGCAATAATTACCCAAAGTTCAAGTGATGGTTTTATTACATAAGCCAAAGCCAAAAGAAATGCAAAGTCAACGTATCTATCCAAGATAGAATCTACATAACCACCAAATTTACTCGTTCTCATTGAGGCCCTCGCAATTTCCCCATCAACACCATCCAAGATAGAGCTTATTTGATATAAAATACCTCCCAAAGGAATGTTAAACAATGCGACCACTGCTGAAAACAATCCAAACAGGAAAGTTAAAATAGTTATTTGATTTGGAGTTAAATAGTCAACAAGGAACTCGCTTACTTTCGTGGAGATTTTTCTGTTGATTTTCCTTGATATAAACCCATCCCCAGAGCCTTTAATGGCGTTTTGGATTATAAGACGCTTTGCTATTTTCATCTCCTCTTCTGTATCAACATCCATCCAAAAGTATCCGTTAACCTCTGATACTTTTAGTTTTGCTCTTTTTACAATTTCACTAAGTTCTACGAGTTCTTTTTCTTTGGCAACTTCTTCCGCATATTTAAAAATCTCTGGTGTTAGGATAAACAAACCTGTATCAAATCCGTGCCATCTTTCTAATTTTTTTCCAATATCTTTAACTCTTCCATTCTCAACTAAAACTTTTGTAGCTTCATTAATATCAATAAATTTACCTTCTTTATCTATGATAAGTCCTTCTTTTTTAATAGCCTCTTTCAAAAACCCTTCCTCATAAATATGGTCGCTCATAACCAAAACAAACTTATCATTTACATGACCTTTTGCCAAGTAGAGAGAATATCCATTTCCTCTTTCTGGATTGTTGTTTAGGACGATTTTGTAATTAAATCCCTCTTTTTTTAAAAATTCCTCATATTTTTTCTTGTATTTTGGATTGGTAATAACTACGAATTCCTCAACACCCAAATTCTCCAAAGTTTTCAAACTCCTGTAAATAATTTCCCTACCTGCTACTTTCAAAAGCCCCTTTGGAGTTTCCTCTGTTAATTTTCCCATCCTTGTTCCCAATCCAGCGGCAAGAACTACTGCTTTCAAAATAACCACCCCCCAAGTTCTTAATACTTAAAATTTTAAGAATTTAAATACAAAAATTAAGCCAACAAAACAGTAAAAGCCCCCTCCTCTGTGTTAAATTTATTATTATTTAATAATATTATTTATCATTGAAGATTTTTAAGGTTTTGGCACCCATATAAAACTTTTAGAAAAAGTTGGAAGGGTTTTTACAAATTCTTTATTATACTTTAAATTTCATTAAAAAAGACATGCAGTCGTTGCGTTATAATGACCTAATCCTCAATGAGATTAGATGGATAAATTATATTTATTTGAAGTTTATGTAATATTTATTGTTCTTTCAAAAATTTCTTAATGTTCAAACAAGTGAAAAAGAATTCTAAAAACTATAGTTGTTTGCCTTACTAATGAACGAAATCTCCATTAAATTATAGGGGATGACTAACCTTTATTTGGAATGTTAATGGCAAAACAAAGTTTTGCCGTATAAAATTGGCAAACAACTATACTTTCACTCATTTGACAATATTTGACAATATTTCACAATTTCTTTAAAAGGGATTGCCCCCTCCCTAACCAACTCAATTTTTCCACTTTCACATATTTTTATTATTGTTGATGGCTTTGAGTATTTGCATTTTCCAGTGTCTACTATTACATCAACGTTTTTCTTTATCTCTTCACTTATCTCATCAACAGATGTTGGGGATTTCTCTCCGCTTATGTTGGCACTTGTTGATGTCAACGGAACAATGGCAAGTTCTCTAACAACGTCATTATCTGGCACTCTAATCCCAATATAGTCCTTTGCAACGATATCTGGAATAACATCTTTCTTTTTCAATATGATTGTTATAGGCCCAGGCATGAACTTGTCTATTATCTTCCTCGCTACATCATTAACATACGCATATTTTTCAATCTCTTCTTTATCTTTTAAACTTATTGAGATGTATTTTCCAAAGTCCCTCTTTTTTATCTT
The sequence above is a segment of the Methanotorris igneus Kol 5 genome. Coding sequences within it:
- the hisG gene encoding ATP phosphoribosyltransferase gives rise to the protein MILLALPNKGRISEPVNRILEKAGLKITVQGRSLFAQTVDEEIKVMFARARDIPEFVADGVADVGVTGYDLVLERGVEDKVEFLLDFNFGKARLVIAAPEDSDINSIDDLRDGMKIATEFPNLTRKYLKSKGLNLEIIELSGATEIAPFIGVADLISDLTSTGTTLRLNRLKIIDEIVSSTTRLIANKESLKDEKKRKKINQIVTGIKSVLYAETKRLIMMNAPKDKVEEIRKIMPGMSGPTISEVLSDKNMVAIHAVVDEKEVFSLVNKLEELGARDILVVPIERIL
- a CDS encoding UPF0058 family protein encodes the protein MHKDELIQLHQLLVYMRKYLEKKFGNEINDAFKDYDNLNIHPHHIHRTKSEHIYAIFLLSSSIAKILSENGNVPRSVASRLRDTGEKIGREIARKR
- a CDS encoding DNA-methyltransferase: MEVWNKIRGIKVINDDFLNVDLPEESIDLIVTSPPYNVGIDYNQHDDNIPYEEYLNWTKQWLKKALTLLKKDGRLCLNIPLDKNKGGIKPVYADIVKIALDVGFKYQSTIIWNEQNISRRTAWGSWLSASAPYVIAPVETIVVFYKETWKKLSKGKSDITREEFIEWTNGLWTFPGESKKRVGHPAPFPLELPKRCIKLFSYVGDVVLDPFLGSGTTVIAAYKLGRRAIGVEIDRKYFELAIKRIANECCTLEGLLWK
- the ttuA gene encoding tRNA-5-methyluridine(54) 2-sulfurtransferase gives rise to the protein MKCKICKGEAYIKIKYPKMALCKEHFIEYFEKKVQKTIKKYKMIDPEDKVLIAISGGKDGAVVTYVLKKLGYNVECLHINLGIGDFSKKSLEYVKKQTSYIGVKCHIIDLKELTGKSIPEVKSRKPKCSICGTAKRYIVSKFAYDNGFNVMVTGHNLDDEAAFILNNVMNWSTEYLARQGPVLPQKGKFPKKVKPLYELTEEEISAYSSAVGLEVFSEKCPFAKKAITLEYKEMLNKLEETRPGTKYRFVMGYLKNRHLFEKEIEDIPLIECKVCGMSSSGEVCSFCKTWRLKEGIDLKIGND
- a CDS encoding Dna2/Cas4 domain-containing protein, coding for MFKEFDMYPYVRRNLRKRYPASKGWVIKERERRGSYEPDFIVERRTKSVIERIVVEVKATPKITENHIKQINRYAKCLAGANVKIKEKILVVPSGAKVSKIPPDIKIHYSKKFSHKKKKSWKKRKRKYRKKK
- the dnaG gene encoding DNA primase DnaG, with product MDLGTTKYIIHAELIADGYVEKHDVIGAIFGQTEGLLGDELDLRELQKSGRIGRIDVELENVNGKSIAKITVPSSLDRVETSILAATLEAIDRVGPCVATVRVINIEDIRATKRQYIINRAKEILRSLVNSIDVHEITEAVKESVRMEEVIEYGEDKLPAGPGILNSDSIIVVEGRADVLNLLRCGIKNVIAVEGTSVPKTVVELTKKKITTVFTDGDRGGELILKELLQTCDIDYVARAPNGKEVEELSKKEIIKCLRAKVPAGQVKMQLFNNNTKNGTTNGKVIIADAIKHDENNKNKIVNKDLDDIIVKSTVEVAPDIKNNVEESTELANVNNDVPYLDIIKDIIGTNKVKVIINGNEEIKEFEEFMNEINDIEKIDAVILDMPITQKIVDNLYEKTDLIIGRDIKVTKKPTNLRLLSFG
- the fdhD gene encoding formate dehydrogenase accessory sulfurtransferase FdhD produces the protein MITKVNAYRWEGQATPIEDYVCVEEIYELYINNKFIEELVASPNQIKELGIGHAICEGYVSKNSIINVHLDENKIYVESKEIKGDKDTEKDTQIKINVDTILKIIKTMPTLSKIWELTGGVHWAALFNTSGEVIAFSEDIGRHNAVDKVVGYAILNNINLGNCILASSGRQPYAMVKKLVNANIPIVITKSPPTDKGVKLARENNITLIGFARKNRFTIYSGKDRIVFD
- a CDS encoding pyridoxal phosphate-dependent aminotransferase yields the protein MRNNIVHVGADELTYEIREIVDIAKKIEKFGVEITWENIGDPVAKGEKIPLWIKEIVAELAMDDSSYAYCPTKGLLETREFLAELTNKRGGAQITAEDIIFFNGLGDAIAKIYGLLRKEARVIGPSPAYSTHSSAEGAHAGCPPITYYLDPENNWYPDLDDLRNKVKYNPSIAGILIINPDNPTGAVYPKKVLDEIVDIANEYDLFIISDEIYCNLVYNGKKTALLPEVIDDVCGISLKGISKEIPWPGARCGWMEVYNVDKDPIFKKYIESICRAKMVEVCSTTLPQKAIPRILSHKEYKKYLKERNAFYEKASNIAYNKLKDIEGIIVNRTNGAFYMSVVFREEYLNENQKLHVENEKLRAFVENLVKNVPYDKRFVYYLLASTGICVVPLTSFCSDLKGFRITLLEKNENKFNWIYETVSEKIKEYLNV